Proteins found in one Sorghum bicolor cultivar BTx623 chromosome 1, Sorghum_bicolor_NCBIv3, whole genome shotgun sequence genomic segment:
- the LOC8082140 gene encoding BEL1-like homeodomain protein 7, translating into MATFFSTSTNQRDLTGGGGDMSFHHYTYSDSPAGGLMPFPATIVSEGHVAHGGDDGRDEPAAFVNVNVNARDGTTSGAEMGLQTQLLMANASAAVQHQGLSLSLGTQGVPVSLYQYRQAQQAGMAAAASLLSPNQASAAASRNAQSIYIQNSKYLKAARELLDEVVNVRDAIKRKGADKNQQGKDSGGEGKDAETSDDKADEHEGNSSAAELTPSERQDLQNKVSALMALLDQVDRKYRHYHHQMQIVMSSFDAVAGAGAARPYTALALQTISRHFRSLRDAVGAQVQSLRRSLGEKDTSAHGGGLSRLRYIDQQLRQQRAMQQFGMMQQPQHAWRPQRGLPESAVSVLRAWLFEHFLHPYPKDSEKLMLARQTGLSRGQVSNWFINARVRLWKPMIEEMYKEEFGAEMDSHSSSENAAGNKGKADEAISSEDHDEFQSPSSAAAKHGAAAGHHLSAFKSEAIGGMDAAGVGVGVGLSSLDGAIGPYATSLNLGAAVVGNGLQEAFAHHHGGGDARFVQAYGDMAGLGGYDGGSVSLTLGLQHCNDAGAVPAEQQGGLLYGNAGDFEFINGSAEDRQRFGSSQLLHDFVA; encoded by the exons ATGGCCACATTCTTCTCCACTTCCACGAATCAGAGGGACCTcaccggaggcggcggcgacatGTCGTTCCACCACTACACCTACTCAGACTCACCAGCCGGCGGCCTCATGCCTTTCCCCGCCACCATCGTGTCGGAAGGCCACGTCGCGCATGGCGGTGACGACGGCAGGGACGAGCCGGCCGCGTTCGTGAACGTGAACGTAAACGCAAGGGACGGGACGACGAGCGGCGCCGAGATGGGCCTGCAGACGCAGCTGCTCATGGCGAACGCGTCGGCGGCGGTGCAGCACCAGGGGCTGTCGCTTAGCCTTGGCACGCAGGGAGTGCCGGTGTCTCTTTACCAGTACCGCCAGGCGCAGCAGGCaggcatggccgccgccgcctccttgcTAAGCCCGAACcaggcgtcggcggcggcgagcaggaACGCGCAGAGCATCTACATCCAGAACTCCAAGTACCTCAAGGCCGCGAGGGAGCTGCTGGACGAGGTGGTCAATGTCCGGGACGCGATCAAGCGGAAGGGGGCGGACAAGAACCAGCAGGGTAAGGATTCCGGCGGCGAGGGCAAGGACGCCGAGACGAGCGACGACAAGGCCGACGAGCACGAAGGGAACTCCTCCGCGGCGGAGCTGACACCGTCCGAGAGGCAAGATCTCCAGAACAAAGTGTCGGCACTGATGGCGCTGCTGGATCAG GTGGACCGCAAGTACAGGCACTACCACCACCAGATGCAGATCGTGATGTCGTCCTTCGACGCggtggccggcgccggcgcggcgaGGCCGTACACGGCGCTGGCGCTGCAGACCATCTCCCGTCACTTCCGGTCGCTGCGTGACGCCGTGGGCGCGCAGGTGCAGTCGCTGCGGCGGAGCCTGGGCGAGAAGGACACCTCGGCGCACGGCGGCGGGCTGTCCCGGCTCCGCTACATCGACCAGCAGCTGCGGCAGCAGCGCGCCATGCAGCAGTTCGGCATGATGCAGCAGCCGCAGCACGCGTGGCGCCCCCAGCGCGGCCTCCCGGAGTCCGCCGTCTCCGTGCTCCGCGCCTGGCTCTTCGAGCATTTCCTCCACCC GTACCCGAAAGATTCGGAGAAGCTGATGCTCGCTAGGCAGACAGGCTTGTCTAGGGGTCAG GTGTCCAACTGGTTCATCAACGCGCGAGTTCGTCTGTGGAAGCCGATGATCGAGGAGATGTACAAGGAGGAATTCGGGGCGGAGATGGACTCGCACTCGTCGTCGGAGAACGCGGCGGGCAACAAGGGCAAGGCGGACGAGGCGATATCCTCGGAGGACCACGACGAGTTCCAGAGCCCGTCGAGCGCCGCTGCAAAGCACGGCGCTGCAGCAGGTCACCACCTCAGCGCGTTCAAGTCGGAGGCGATCGGTGGCATGGACGccgccggcgtcggcgtcggcgtcggcctgTCCAGCCTCGACGGCGCCATTGGCCCGTACGCGACCAGCCTCAACCTCGGCGCTGCTGTCGTCGGCAACGGCCTGCAGGAGGCCTTCGCGCACCACCACGGCGGTGGAGACGCGAGGTTCGTGCAGGCGTACGGCGACATGGCCGGCCTCGGCGGCTACGACGGCGGCAGCGTGTCGCTGACGCTGGGCCTGCAGCACTGCAACGACGCCGGCGCCGTGCCCGCCGAGCAGCAGGGCGGTCTCCTGTACGGCAACGCCGGCGACTTCGAGTTCATCAACGGCTCCGCCGAGGACAGGCAGCGGTTCGGCTCGTCGCAGCTGCTGCACGATTTTGTCGCGTGA
- the LOC8059841 gene encoding uncharacterized protein LOC8059841 — MTTPATVSFGAPGPRPGAAAVQAQGGRPPAAPQLPGGGVPRPPRLQYTGVTRGPSGGGVPRPPRLQYTGVSRGPSGGGWMARVLVDPERGSCRAVGPFPDPHAAALAHDRVAIAYLGDRARPNFPPAFHPIEQRFLRLCREREGQIDVCALVADPGTYEARYATFLRSVLRLKQWGDFKGLIVEFFISRASEIGDDILKEGGERLEARFVEMHRNKAVDPKWRASYIRRVLQEQKNQQQVAAAVQPQQQRWGGSATAVPVHPQQQLFVA, encoded by the coding sequence ATGACGACGCCGGCGACGGTGAGCTTCGGTGCtcctggtcctcgtcctggCGCTGCTGCAGTCCAGGCCCAGGGCGGGAGACCACCCGCGGCGCCTCAGCTACCAGGCGGCGGCGTGCCGCGTCCGCCGCGTCTCCAGTACACCGGGGTGACACGAGGCCCGAGCGGCGGCGGTGTGCCGCGTCCGCCGCGTCTCCAGTACACCGGGGTGTCACGAGGCCCGAGCGGCGGCGGGTGGATGGCGCGCGTGCTGGTGGACCCGGAGCGGGGCTCGTGCCGCGCCGTCGGGCCGTTCCCGGACCcgcacgcggcggcgctggcgcaCGACCGCGTGGCGATCGCGTACCTGGGCGACAGGGCGCGGCCCAACTTCCCGCCGGCGTTCCACCCCATCGAGCAGCGGTTCCTGCGGCTGTGCCGGGAGCGGGAGGGCCAGATCGACGTGTGCGCGCTGGTGGCGGACCCCGGCACGTACGAGGCCCGGTACGCGACGTTCCTGAGGTCGGTGCTGCGGCTGAAGCAATGGGGAGACTTCAAGGGCCTCATCGTCGAGTTCTTCATCAGCCGCGCCTCCGAGATCGGGGACGATATCCTCAAGGAGGGCGGGGAGAGGCTGGAGGCCAGGTTCGTGGAGATGCACCGGAACAAAGCCGTGGACCCGAAGTGGCGCGCCTCGTACATCCGCAGAGTCTTGCAGGAGCAGAAGAACCAGCAGcaggtcgccgccgccgtgcaaCCACAGCAGCAGCGCTGGGGCGGCAGTGCCACCGCCGTGCCCGTGCACCCCCAGCAGCAGCTGTTTGTGGCGTGA
- the LOC8059842 gene encoding pentatricopeptide repeat-containing protein At5g01110, with protein sequence MAIPRRLFRLPAAAAATNWSAGTLAADIGGTGARPSTAALAAAATDAAAAGRASECQSLLLRMSRRRGASRREIVSSLLASSPTPQPQVFDLLIRTYTQSRKPREAFEAFRLLLDHRVPVPASASNALLAALSRAGWPHLAEEAYRLVLSSDSEVNAYTLNIMVHSYCKSLEFDKADTVISEMEKRCVFPDVVTHNVLIDARFRAGDVDAAIALVDSMANKGLKPGIVTFNSVLKGLCKHRRFDKAKEVFRAMDQCSVAPDVRSFNILIGGFCRVGEVEEAMKFYKEMQQRGVTPDVVSFSCLIGLFSTRGKMDHAAAYLREMKGLGLVPDGVIYTMVIGGFCRAGSMSEALRVRDEMVGLGCLPDVVTYNTLLNGLCKQHRLLDAEELLNEMKERGVTPDLCTFTTLIHGYCRDGNFEKALQLFDTLLHQRLRPDVVAYNSLIDGMCRKGDLAKANELWDDMHAREIFPNHVTYSILIDSHCEKGQVEEAFGFLDEMVSKGNLPNIMTYNSIIKGYCRSGNVKKGQQFLQKMMQDNILPDLITFNTLIHGYIKEENMHGAFNVFNIMEKEMVQPDAVTYNMIINGFSEQGNMEEAGRVFKKMGASGIEPDRYTYMSLINGHVTAGNSKEAFQLHDEMMHRGFAPDDKF encoded by the coding sequence ATGGCGATTCCCCGGCGCCTCTTTCGCCTTCCCGCGGCCGCCGCAGCCACCAATTGGTCGGCCGGAACTCTCGCCGCAGACATCGGCGGAACCGGCGCGAGACCCTCAACGGCCGCCCTGGCTGCCGCAGCgacggacgccgccgccgccggccgcgccTCGGAGTGCCAGTCCCTCCTCCTCCGCATGTCGCGCCGCCGCGGTGCCTCCCGACGCGAGATCGTCTCCTCCCTCCTCGCCTCGTCCCCCACCCCACAGCCGCAGGTGTTCGACCTCCTCATCCGCACCTACACCCAGTCCCGCAAGCCCCGGGAGGCCTTCGAGGCCTTCCGCCTCCTCCTTGACCACCGCGTCCCCGTCCCCGCCTCCGCGTCCAACGCCCTCCTTGCCGCGCTCTCCCGGGCCGGGTGGCCTCACCTCGCCGAGGAGGCCTACCGCCTCGTCCTCTCGTCCGACTCTGAGGTAAACGCCTACACGCTTAACATCATGGTCCACAGCTACTGTAAAAGCCTAGAGTTCGATAAGGCTGACACTGTCATCTCCGAGATGGAGAAGAGATGCGTGTTTCCGGATGTGGTTACACATAATGTGTTGATTGATGCCAGATTCCGTGCCGGAGATGTGGATGCAGCAATTGCATTGGTTGATTCGATGGCTAATAAGGGGTTGAAGCCTGGGATTGTGACCTTCAATTCGGTTTTGAAGGGGTTGTGTAAGCACAGGAGATTCGATAAGGCAAAGGAGGTGTTCAGGGCAATGGACCAGTGCAGTGTTGCGCCAGATGTTCGGAGTTTCAATATTTTGATCGGAGGATTTTGTAGGGTTGGGGAGGTTGAGGAGGCGATGAAGTTTTACAAGGAGATGCAACAGCGTGGTGTTACACCAGATGTGGTCAGCTTTAGCTGTCTGATCGGATTATTCTCAACGAGGGGGAAGATGGACCATGCGGCAGCATACTTGAGGGAAATGAAGGGGCTTGGGTTGGTGCCAGATGGTGTGATTTACACAATGGTCATAGGTGGGTTTTGTAGGGCTGGATCAATGTCAGAGGCTCTACGAGTTAGGGATGAGATGGTTGGCCTTGGATGTCTGCCAGATGTCGTAACATACAATACCCTGTTGAATGGGCTCTGTAAGCAGCACAGGTTGCTTGACGCAGAGGAGCTTTTGAATGAGATGAAGGAGAGAGGGGTTACACCAGATTTATGCACTTTCACAACTTTGATTCATGGGTATTGTAGGGATGGTAATTTTGAGAAAGCATTGCAATTGTTTGACACACTGTTGCACCAGCGTTTGAGGCCAGATGTCGTGGCATACAATAGCTTGATTGATGGAATGTGCAGAAAAGGTGATCTGGCCAAAGCTAATGAGCTATGGGATGATATGCATGCTCGAGAAATATTTCCCAATCATGTTACCTACAGCATCCTAATAGACAGCCACTGTGAGAAGGGACAAGTTGAAGAAGCATTCGGTTTTCTGGATGAAATGGTCAGTAAGGGCAATTTACCAAACATCATGACCTATAATTCCATCATCAAGGGTTATTGCCGATCAGGTAATGTAAAAAAGGGGCAGCAGTTTTTGCAAAAGATGATGCAAGATAACATATTGCCAGATCTGATTACTTTCAACACCCTGATCCATGGTTATATAAAAGAAGAAAACATGCATGGAGCTTTCAATGTGTTTAATATAATGGAGAAGGAAATGGTACAACCAGATGCTGTCACATATAATATGATCATAAATGGGTTTTCTGAACAAGGCAATATGGAAGAAGCTGGCCGTGTTTTCAAGAAAATGGGTGCCAGTGGAATTGAACCGGATAGATATACATACATGTCTCTGATAAATGGTCATGTTACAGCTGGCAACTCGAAGGAGGCATTCCAGCTTCATGATGAGATGATGCATAGAGGGTTTGCTCCTGACGACAAATTCTGA
- the LOC8082141 gene encoding protein CHROMATIN REMODELING 35, whose amino-acid sequence MGSAGQKRQKLGSEHTSSPGTQSQSNIFLANKRLRLQFLEQVNELKAWSVTKDLKAITAKRRELFGIIERLRQVPIEQLYSSPFPKPSDARLDNFGKMESSYNPDNVINLDADEENVEYHTQVNAGNTEADSTASADDSGDKDRVKSFGDENSSSNRNDNYIQQNPLLEHPVGHQEITRPDNCNSSTEPQALVKQVKDAMDNDNVSAEAKKIVLFDCHSTSEQQPLMKQARGNIKTNTENGLKEKGKIGGTIAKHVGSYEVSCEILQNEPHSNEGNHHDNGSPVGELDDLWIGMSVALACSEKNNQVNLSIVPFVSNSEETEDACNHDFLLKDDLGMVCRICGLIQQRIDKIFEHSWKKRNQAYRSYPIKQRNSGDPDATMNALGTILSVAPDTLSLHPQHSEQMKPHQVEGFNFLIKNLADEDNPGGCILAHAPGSGKTFLLISFVHSFLARYPAGRPLIMLPKGILGTWKSEFLCWQVENIPLYDFYSSKASSRPEQLKVLKLWEESKSILLLGYQQFAHIISDNSSDRETIMCKEKLLRVPSLVILDEGHTSRNDQTDLLNALETIRTPRKVVLSGTLFQNHVSEVFNILNLVRPRFLKMQRSRAIMKSILTKLDMSGMAIRSKMISEKVFFELIEENLQKDSKTMRVMIIQNLRKLTENILHYYQGEILKELPGLVDFTVLLNMSSKQEDIIKGLAGLKRFEAHAKCNAVSLHPCLKDVKIVDKKNRNINKRMMDSIVCGIDISDGVKAKFIHNLLSLSEAAGEKVLVFSQYVRSLHFLETLFTKMKGWKPGVNTFLMDGSSTQEQREQAIERFNNSPKAKVFFGSIKACGEGISLVGASRIVILDVHENPAVMRQAIGRAFRPGQSKVVYCYRLVASGSSEEEDHYIAFKKERVSKLWFEWDELCSNEDFELAKVDVSDCKDMFLESPALQEDIKSLFKR is encoded by the exons ATGGGTTCTGCTGGCCAGAAAAGGCAGAAACTTGGCAGTGAGCACACTAGCTCACCAGGGACCCAGTCCCAGTCAAACATCTTCCTTGCTAATAAACGTCTTCGTCTTCAATTTCTTGAGCAAGTCAATGAGTTGAAGGCTTGGAGTGTCACCAAAGATCTCAAGGCAATCACTGCCAAACGGCGTGAACTTTTTGGCATCATAGAAAGGCTACGACAAGTACCTATTGAACAGCTTTATTCCAGTCCATTTCCCAAACCATCAGATGCAAGACTAGATAACTTTGGAAAAATGGAGAGCAGTTATAATCCAGATAATGTTATCAACTTGGATGCAGACGAAGAAAATGTTGAATATCACACCCAAGTTAATGCAGGCAACACTGAGGCTGATTCAACAGCTTCCGCAGATGATTCAGGCGACAAGGACAGGGTTAAATCCTTTGGTGATGAGAATTCATCTTCTAATCGAAATGATAATTACATCCAACAGAACCCGCTGCTCGAGCACCCTGTAGGACATCAGGAAATCACCAGGCCGGACAATTGCAATAGCAGTACTGAACCACAGGCTTTAGTTAAGCAAGTGAAGGACGCCATGGACAATGACAATGTTTCTGCTGAA GCCAAAAAGATTGTTCTATTTGACTGCCACAGTACTTCTGAGCAGCAGCCATTGATGAAGCAAGCACGTGGAAACATAAAGACTAATACTGAG AATGGTCTTAAAGAGAAAGGAAAGATTGGAGGAACCATAGCGAAACATGTTGGTTCTTACGAAGTATCTTGTGAAATTCTACAAAATGAACCACACAGCAACGAGGGCAATCACCATGATAATGGTAGCCCGGTTGGTGAGCTTGATGATCTGTGGATAGGCATGTCGGTTGCACTTGCATGTTCAGAG AAGAACAATCAAGTTAATCTGAGTATAGTTCCATTTGTGAGTAACTCTGAGGAAACAGAGGATGCATGTAACCATGACTTCCTATTGAAAGATGATTTGGGCATGGTGTGCCGTATTTGTGGTCTGATCCAGCAGCGCATCGATAAAATTTTTGAGCATTCATGGAAAAAG CGCAATCAAGCGTACAGATCGTAcccaataaaacaaagaaactCTGGTGATCCAGATGCAACTATGAATGCTCTAGGAACTATTTTAAGTGTTGCCCCTGATACTCTGTCATTGCATCCTCAACATTCAGAACAGATGAAACCTCACCAAGTGGAGGGTTTCAATTTCTTGATTAAGAATCTGGCAGATGAGGACAACCCAGGAGGGTGTATTCTAGCACATGCGCCTGGTTCTGGAAAGACATTTCTGCTGATTAGTTTTGTCCACAGCTTTCTGGCCAGGTACCCTGCTGGGAGACCATTGATTATGCTTCCAAAGGGTATACTGGGAACATGGAAAAGTGAATTTCTCTGTTGGCAAGTTGAAAACATTCCTTTGTATGATTTTTACTCCTCCAAAGCTAGTAGCCGACCTGAGCAGCTGAAAGTTCTGAAATTGTGGGAAGAAAGCAAAAGCATATTGCTGCTTGGCTATCAACAATTtgcacatataatttctgacaaCTCTTCTGATAGAGAAACCATAATGTGCAAAGAGAAGCTGCTGAGGGTCCCAAGCCTTGTAATTCTAGATGAAGGCCACACCTCGAGAAATGACCAAACAGACCTGCTCAATGCACTTGAAACTATTCGAACTCCTCGAAAAGTGGTGCTCTCAGGGACCCTGTTTCAAAACCACGTAAGTGAGGTCTTCAATATTTTGAATCTTGTCCGACCCAGATTCTTGAAGATGCAGAGATCACGTGCAATCATGAAGAGTATACTGACTAAGTTGGACATGTCAGGGATGGCTATACGATCGAAAATGATATCAGAAAAGGTTTTCTTTGAATTGATTGAGGAGAATCTTCAAAAGGATTCCAAAACAATGAGGGTGATGATTATCCAGAATCTACGTAAGCTAACTGAAAATATTCTCCACTACTACCAAGGTGAGATCTTGAAGGAGCTACCTGGACTCGTGGATTTCACAGTTTTGCTAAATATGAGTAGCAAACAGGAAGATATCATCAAAGGTTTGGcaggacttaaaagatttgaagCACATGCAAAATGCAATGCTGTTTCACTTCATCCGTGCTTAAAGGATGTCAAGATTGTTGACAAGAAAAATAGGAACATCAATAAAAGGATGATGGATTCAATAGTATGTGGAATTGATATCAGTGATGGGGTGAAGGCAAAGTTCATACACAATCTGTTGTCACTTTCAGAAGCTGCAGGAGAGAAGGTACTTGTGTTCAGCCAGTATGTTCGCtctcttcatttcttggaaacGTTGTTCACCAAAATGAAAGGATGGAAACCAGGAGTTAACACTTTCCTCATGGATGGCAGTTCAACTCAAGAGCAGCGAGAGCAAGCAATTGAGAGGTTTAACAACTCACCTAAAGCTAAAGTCTTCTTTGGTTCCATCAAGGCTTGTGGGGAGGGAATCTCCCTCGTTGGTGCATCCCGCATTGTCATTTTGGATGTTCATGAGAATCCTGCTGTGATGCGCCAGGCAATCGGACGGGCATTCAGACCGGGGCAGTCTAAAGTTGTGTACTGTTACCGCCTTGTTGCTTCTGGCTCGTCAGAGGAGGAGGATCACTACATCGCCTTCAAGAAAGAGCGAGTGTCGAAGCTGTGGTTCGAGTGGGATGAGCTCTGTAGCAATGAGGATTTTGAGCTGGCCAAGGTTGATGTTTCAGACTGCAAGGACATGTTCCTTGAAAGCCCTGCGCTACAAGAAGACATCAAATCCCTATTTAAGAG GTGA